A DNA window from Solanum lycopersicum chromosome 3, SLM_r2.1 contains the following coding sequences:
- the LOC138347665 gene encoding protein FAR1-RELATED SEQUENCE 8-like: MGDERVGELHNDEPSEHELTDSDDIYDDDDNNVDNAPNASIEDQSINYHSTAIPYLDHTDENAEDFMYTRDDGSIRTALWNSNNPKHIQSGMLFMNKMQMKSAVRAYSLAIKKEFLCDQSKSKSWKVICKRHELGCDWMIRFREISSGMWKTGKMIEPHTCLTDNYKEDHFNLNDNMIATSLIPYVMQNPDINIKMIHEIIKGKHHYTPSYRKAQKGRRKAFRMVYGDFESSFKALPRYMAALQLFNPGTIIEWEHHSTTMQGEQIFKFLFWAFKQSIDGFKSCRPVISIDGTHLYGLYDIKLLIAVGIDANGNIFPLAYALVARESFESWSWFLKLSWTHVVCERQGIGLISDRHQGILQCVQSYDWLSPPNTYHRFCVRHLKANFNKKFVNSELENLMWLAATEHQEKKFMQRM; the protein is encoded by the exons atggGTGATGAACGAGTTGGTGAGTTGCACAATGATGAACCTTCCGAGCATGAATTAACAGACAGTGATGATATATATGACGACGATGATAATAATGTGGATAATGCACCTAATGCATCCAttgaagatcaaagtattaattatcattCTACAGCGATTCCATACTTAGATCACACTGACGAAAATGCAGAAGATTTTATGTACACGAGAGATGACGGTTCCATTCGAACGGCACTTTGGAATTCAAACAATCCTAAACATATCCAGTCAG gtatgttatttatgaataagatgCAAATGAAATCTGCAGTAAGAGCATATAGTCTtgctattaaaaaagaatttctttgtGATCAATCCAAAAGTAAAAGTTGGAAAGTTATTTGCAAGCGTCATGAGTTAGGGTGTGATTGGATGATTCGGTTTAGAGAGATTTCAAGCGGTATGTGGAAGACAGGAAAAATGATTGAACCGCATACTTGTCTTACAGATAACTATAAGGAGGATCATTTCAATTTGAATGATAACATGATTGCCACTTCATTAATACCATATGTTATGCAAAATCCGGACATAAATATTAAGATGATCCATGAAATTATCAAAGGAAAACATCACTATACTCCTAGTTACAGAAAAGCACAAAAAGGTCGAAGAAAAGCATTTCGAATGGTTTATGGTGATTTTGAAAGTTCATTTAAGGCATTACCTCGATACATGGCTGCACTACAATTATTCAATCCAGGCACTATTATCGAGTGGGAGCATCATTCTACAACAATGCAAGGTgagcaaatttttaaatttcttttttgggcTTTTAAACAGAGCATTGATGGTTTCAAAAGTTGTAGGCCGGTCATTTCTATCGACGGCACACATCTTTATGGTTTGTATGATATCAAATTGTTAATTGCGGTTGGAATTGATGCGAATGGAAATATTTTTCCACTTGCATATGCTTTAGTTGCACGTGAGAGTTTTGAGTCTTGGTCATGGTTTCTCAAGTTATCATGGACACATGTAGTTTGTGAACGACAAGGAATTGGTCTTATTTCTGACCGTCATCAAGGAATCTTGCAGTGCGTTCAATCTTATGATTGGTTGAGtccacccaacacatatcatagaTTTTGTGTTCGACACTTAAAagcaaattttaataaaaaatttgttaatAGTGAACTCGAAAATCTAATGTGGTTGGCTGCTACTGAGCATCAGGAGAAAAAGTTTATGCAACGGATGTAA
- the LOC138347666 gene encoding uncharacterized protein yields the protein MYKDGGRRWGVMTTNVSESYNDLLKKARGLPVTAMVRMTFKALVDRFVERNNLAIALLQSNMPWPLAIDKKFNDYYQRAQGHTDMMTYNTGDGVFEILTFAHDGKGGNVHKVTAKGKKCSCGKWRNYHMPCSHAIKFCGLRGIEPKSYVSKFYSAKYNKRTYSETFNPVGDEMYWPPAPFNLIANTEYLRTSGTQGRSRLKNDMDIAPARMTRKCSVCKETGHTKARCPTRF from the coding sequence ATGTATAAGGATGGTGGTCGTAGATGGGGTGTCATGACGACAAATGTGTCTGAGTCATATAATGATTTATTGAAAAAAGCTCGGGGGCTTCCTGTGACTGCCATGGTTCGAATGACGTTCAAAGCTCTCGTTGATCGTTTTGTCGAAAGAAACAATCTTGCAATTGCATTACTTCAAAGTAATATGCCATGGCCACTTGCgatagataaaaaatttaatgattattatcaAAGAGCTCAAGGACACACAGATATGATGACTTACAACACAGGTGATGGAGTTTTTGAAATTCTTACTTTTGCTCATGATGGTAAAGGTGGAAATGTCCACAAGGTTACTGCAAAAGGTAAGAAATGTTCTTGTGGAAAATGGAGAAACTATCATATGCCTTGTTCGCATGCCATCAAATTTTGTGGACTTCGCGGAATCGAGCCAAAATCTTATGTAAGTAAATTCTACAGTGCAAAATATAACAAACGAACATACAGTGAGACATTTAATCCAGTGGGTGATGAAATGTATTGGCCACCAgctccttttaatttaattgcaaATACTGAATATTTGCGGACAAGTGGTACGCAAGGAAGAAGCCGACTTAAGAATGATATGGATATAGCTCCGGCTCGCATGACTAGAAAATGTAGTGTTTGTAAGGAGACAGGTCACACAAAGGCACGATGTCCTACtcgattttaa
- the LOC101253759 gene encoding MLO-like protein 2 isoform X1 gives MASTGCIRTCDERPLDETPTWAVAMVCFVLVVISLFIEQLIHHLGEWLWKKQKRPLYEALEKIKSELMLLGFISLFLTVVQDPMSKICIPRSVGRSWHPCDINKHIDDQYLDPCRIKGKLQFASKYAIHQLHIFIFVLAVAHVLYCITTLGIGKLRMRTWRAWEDESKTIEYQFYNDPERFRFARETSFGRKHLHFWSNSPILLWIVCFFRQFYASVEKVDYLTLRHGFAMAHLAPQQEKNFDFQLYINRALEEDFKDVVGISPLLWMFAVLYFLTTTNGWYSYYWLPFIPLIIILLVGTKLQVIITKMGLRIKERGDIVKGTPLVEPGDDLFWFNRPDLLHFFIHFVLFQNAYQLAFFAWSWWKFNLPSCFHKNVTDIAITLSMGALIQVLCSYVTLPLYALVTQMGSTMKPVIFGDNVAYAIRTWHQTAKQRAKDGRPSKNASPVRSRAVSPLRGGSSPVQQKHGQLYPPSPNPSRRRSGGNPESSSRQIFDDGSHEQSEIEITLNDLSLENKLS, from the exons ATGGCTAGCACAGGCTGTATTAGAACGTGTGATGAACGTCCTCTAGATGAGACACCAACATGGGCTGTAGCCATGGTTTGCTTTGTATTAGTTGTAATCTCCCTTTTCATTGAACAACTTATTCATCATCTTGGAGAG TGGTTATGGAAGAAACAAAAGAGACCATTGTATGAAGCACTTGAGAAGATCAAGTCAG AACTCATGTTATTAGGGTTTATATCCTTATTCTTGACGGTTGTACAGGATCCTATGTCTAAGATATGTATTCCTAGGAGTGTTGGACGCTCTTGGCATCCATGTGACATAAACAAACATATTGATGACCAATATCTCGATCCATGTAGAATTaag GGGAAACTCCAATTTGCTTCAAAATATGCAATTCACCAActccacatttttatctttgtgTTAGCCGTTGCACATGTGTTGTATTGTATTACCACTTTGGGAATTGGCAAACTAAGG ATGAGGACATGGAGAGCTTGGGAGGATGAATCTAAAACAATTGAATACCAATTCTATAACG aTCCTGAGAGATTTAGATTTGCAAGAGAAACATCATTTGGACGTAAACATTTGCATTTCTGGAGCAACTCTCCAATTCTTCTCTGGATA GTTTGTTTCTTCAGACAGTTCTATGCATCAGTTGAAAAAGTAGACTATCTTACCCTTAGACATGGCTTTGCTATG GCACATTTAGCACCTCAGCAAgaaaagaattttgattttcaattgtatataaatagagCACTTGAAGAAGATTTTAAAGATGTTGTGGGAATAAG TCCACTGTTATGGATGTTTGCAGTCCTCTACTTTCTCACTACTACCAATG GTTGGTATTCATACTATTGGCTGCCGTTCATTCCTTTAATT ATAATATTACTGGTGGGCACAAAATTACAAGTGATTATAACAAAAATGGGATTAAGGATTAAAGAAAGAGGAGACATTGTTAAAGGAACACCATTAGTTGAACCAGGGGATGATCTTTTCTGGTTTAATCGTCCTGATCTTTTGCACTTCTTCATTCACTTTGTTCTCTTTCAG AATGCATATCAACTTGCTTTCTTTGCTTGGAGCTGG TGGAAATTTAATTTACCATCTTGCTTCCACAAAAATGTAACAGACATAGCCATAACACTTTCCATGGG GGCTCTCATTCAAGTTCTTTGCAGCTACGTGACACTCCCCCTATATGCCTTAGTTACTCAG ATGGGATCAACAATGAAACCAGTTATCTTTGGTGACAACGTGGCATACGCGATACGGACATGGCATCAGACAGCAAAGCAACGGGCAAAAGACGGGCGTCCGTCGAAAAATGCGAGTCCAGTGAGAAGCAGGGCAGTGTCACCATTGCGTGGAGGTTCCTCTCCGGTTCAACAAAAACACGGGCAATTATATCCTCCATCACCTAATCCTTCGCGTAGGAGGAGTGGAGGTAATCCAGAATCGAGTTCTAGGCAAATCTTTGATGATGGAAGTCATGAGCAATCTGAAATTGAAATTACCTTGAATGATTTATCACTTGAAAACAAATTAAGTTGA
- the LOC101253759 gene encoding MLO-like protein 6 isoform X2: protein MASTGCIRTCDERPLDETPTWAVAMVCFVLVVISLFIEQLIHHLGEWLWKKQKRPLYEALEKIKSELMLLGFISLFLTVVQDPMSKICIPRSVGRSWHPCDINKHIDDQYLDPCRIKGKLQFASKYAIHQLHIFIFVLAVAHVLYCITTLGIGKLRMRTWRAWEDESKTIEYQFYNDPERFRFARETSFGRKHLHFWSNSPILLWIVCFFRQFYASVEKVDYLTLRHGFAMAHLAPQQEKNFDFQLYINRALEEDFKDVVGISPLLWMFAVLYFLTTTNGWYSYYWLPFIPLIIILLVGTKLQVIITKMGLRIKERGDIVKGTPLVEPGDDLFWFNRPDLLHFFIHFVLFQWKFNLPSCFHKNVTDIAITLSMGALIQVLCSYVTLPLYALVTQMGSTMKPVIFGDNVAYAIRTWHQTAKQRAKDGRPSKNASPVRSRAVSPLRGGSSPVQQKHGQLYPPSPNPSRRRSGGNPESSSRQIFDDGSHEQSEIEITLNDLSLENKLS, encoded by the exons ATGGCTAGCACAGGCTGTATTAGAACGTGTGATGAACGTCCTCTAGATGAGACACCAACATGGGCTGTAGCCATGGTTTGCTTTGTATTAGTTGTAATCTCCCTTTTCATTGAACAACTTATTCATCATCTTGGAGAG TGGTTATGGAAGAAACAAAAGAGACCATTGTATGAAGCACTTGAGAAGATCAAGTCAG AACTCATGTTATTAGGGTTTATATCCTTATTCTTGACGGTTGTACAGGATCCTATGTCTAAGATATGTATTCCTAGGAGTGTTGGACGCTCTTGGCATCCATGTGACATAAACAAACATATTGATGACCAATATCTCGATCCATGTAGAATTaag GGGAAACTCCAATTTGCTTCAAAATATGCAATTCACCAActccacatttttatctttgtgTTAGCCGTTGCACATGTGTTGTATTGTATTACCACTTTGGGAATTGGCAAACTAAGG ATGAGGACATGGAGAGCTTGGGAGGATGAATCTAAAACAATTGAATACCAATTCTATAACG aTCCTGAGAGATTTAGATTTGCAAGAGAAACATCATTTGGACGTAAACATTTGCATTTCTGGAGCAACTCTCCAATTCTTCTCTGGATA GTTTGTTTCTTCAGACAGTTCTATGCATCAGTTGAAAAAGTAGACTATCTTACCCTTAGACATGGCTTTGCTATG GCACATTTAGCACCTCAGCAAgaaaagaattttgattttcaattgtatataaatagagCACTTGAAGAAGATTTTAAAGATGTTGTGGGAATAAG TCCACTGTTATGGATGTTTGCAGTCCTCTACTTTCTCACTACTACCAATG GTTGGTATTCATACTATTGGCTGCCGTTCATTCCTTTAATT ATAATATTACTGGTGGGCACAAAATTACAAGTGATTATAACAAAAATGGGATTAAGGATTAAAGAAAGAGGAGACATTGTTAAAGGAACACCATTAGTTGAACCAGGGGATGATCTTTTCTGGTTTAATCGTCCTGATCTTTTGCACTTCTTCATTCACTTTGTTCTCTTTCAG TGGAAATTTAATTTACCATCTTGCTTCCACAAAAATGTAACAGACATAGCCATAACACTTTCCATGGG GGCTCTCATTCAAGTTCTTTGCAGCTACGTGACACTCCCCCTATATGCCTTAGTTACTCAG ATGGGATCAACAATGAAACCAGTTATCTTTGGTGACAACGTGGCATACGCGATACGGACATGGCATCAGACAGCAAAGCAACGGGCAAAAGACGGGCGTCCGTCGAAAAATGCGAGTCCAGTGAGAAGCAGGGCAGTGTCACCATTGCGTGGAGGTTCCTCTCCGGTTCAACAAAAACACGGGCAATTATATCCTCCATCACCTAATCCTTCGCGTAGGAGGAGTGGAGGTAATCCAGAATCGAGTTCTAGGCAAATCTTTGATGATGGAAGTCATGAGCAATCTGAAATTGAAATTACCTTGAATGATTTATCACTTGAAAACAAATTAAGTTGA
- the LOC101253759 gene encoding MLO-like protein 2 isoform X3, protein MKHLRRSSQDPMSKICIPRSVGRSWHPCDINKHIDDQYLDPCRIKGKLQFASKYAIHQLHIFIFVLAVAHVLYCITTLGIGKLRMRTWRAWEDESKTIEYQFYNDPERFRFARETSFGRKHLHFWSNSPILLWIVCFFRQFYASVEKVDYLTLRHGFAMAHLAPQQEKNFDFQLYINRALEEDFKDVVGISPLLWMFAVLYFLTTTNGWYSYYWLPFIPLIIILLVGTKLQVIITKMGLRIKERGDIVKGTPLVEPGDDLFWFNRPDLLHFFIHFVLFQNAYQLAFFAWSWWKFNLPSCFHKNVTDIAITLSMGALIQVLCSYVTLPLYALVTQMGSTMKPVIFGDNVAYAIRTWHQTAKQRAKDGRPSKNASPVRSRAVSPLRGGSSPVQQKHGQLYPPSPNPSRRRSGGNPESSSRQIFDDGSHEQSEIEITLNDLSLENKLS, encoded by the exons ATGAAGCACTTGAGAAGATCAAGTCAG GATCCTATGTCTAAGATATGTATTCCTAGGAGTGTTGGACGCTCTTGGCATCCATGTGACATAAACAAACATATTGATGACCAATATCTCGATCCATGTAGAATTaag GGGAAACTCCAATTTGCTTCAAAATATGCAATTCACCAActccacatttttatctttgtgTTAGCCGTTGCACATGTGTTGTATTGTATTACCACTTTGGGAATTGGCAAACTAAGG ATGAGGACATGGAGAGCTTGGGAGGATGAATCTAAAACAATTGAATACCAATTCTATAACG aTCCTGAGAGATTTAGATTTGCAAGAGAAACATCATTTGGACGTAAACATTTGCATTTCTGGAGCAACTCTCCAATTCTTCTCTGGATA GTTTGTTTCTTCAGACAGTTCTATGCATCAGTTGAAAAAGTAGACTATCTTACCCTTAGACATGGCTTTGCTATG GCACATTTAGCACCTCAGCAAgaaaagaattttgattttcaattgtatataaatagagCACTTGAAGAAGATTTTAAAGATGTTGTGGGAATAAG TCCACTGTTATGGATGTTTGCAGTCCTCTACTTTCTCACTACTACCAATG GTTGGTATTCATACTATTGGCTGCCGTTCATTCCTTTAATT ATAATATTACTGGTGGGCACAAAATTACAAGTGATTATAACAAAAATGGGATTAAGGATTAAAGAAAGAGGAGACATTGTTAAAGGAACACCATTAGTTGAACCAGGGGATGATCTTTTCTGGTTTAATCGTCCTGATCTTTTGCACTTCTTCATTCACTTTGTTCTCTTTCAG AATGCATATCAACTTGCTTTCTTTGCTTGGAGCTGG TGGAAATTTAATTTACCATCTTGCTTCCACAAAAATGTAACAGACATAGCCATAACACTTTCCATGGG GGCTCTCATTCAAGTTCTTTGCAGCTACGTGACACTCCCCCTATATGCCTTAGTTACTCAG ATGGGATCAACAATGAAACCAGTTATCTTTGGTGACAACGTGGCATACGCGATACGGACATGGCATCAGACAGCAAAGCAACGGGCAAAAGACGGGCGTCCGTCGAAAAATGCGAGTCCAGTGAGAAGCAGGGCAGTGTCACCATTGCGTGGAGGTTCCTCTCCGGTTCAACAAAAACACGGGCAATTATATCCTCCATCACCTAATCCTTCGCGTAGGAGGAGTGGAGGTAATCCAGAATCGAGTTCTAGGCAAATCTTTGATGATGGAAGTCATGAGCAATCTGAAATTGAAATTACCTTGAATGATTTATCACTTGAAAACAAATTAAGTTGA